In one Armatimonadota bacterium genomic region, the following are encoded:
- a CDS encoding ABC transporter permease, which yields MHDIFDTELIKSTFRLAAPLILAALGGVISERSGVVNIALEGMMLAGAFFGMLGSYLTGNPWVGVMIGMLAGGLLGLIHAVLTQRMRLNHIVSGVALNILALGMTTYLLRRIFQHAGSSPPVNGLPQFGGQNPLFYFSIVLVVGVGFLLFRTPAGLWIRASGENPEAAATVGIRVRIVRYLAVTISGLLGGLSGTYLSLGQLNMFAEGMSGGRGFIALAAVIFGKWNPYGAAGAAIFFGFFDALQMRLQGRMVGAIAIPSDFMLMLPYILTIIILTGLIGKANAPAALGKTE from the coding sequence ATGCATGACATTTTCGACACTGAGCTAATTAAGAGTACTTTCCGCTTGGCGGCACCGCTGATTCTGGCGGCGCTTGGAGGCGTTATTTCGGAGCGTTCCGGAGTTGTAAACATTGCCCTCGAAGGAATGATGCTCGCAGGCGCTTTCTTCGGAATGTTAGGCTCATACCTAACCGGCAATCCATGGGTCGGAGTGATGATTGGAATGCTTGCCGGTGGTCTCCTTGGATTAATTCATGCTGTTCTTACCCAACGGATGAGACTGAACCATATTGTTAGCGGGGTAGCGCTGAATATTCTCGCGCTTGGAATGACGACTTATCTGCTAAGGCGAATCTTCCAACATGCCGGTAGCTCGCCGCCAGTTAATGGGCTCCCCCAGTTTGGTGGCCAAAACCCGCTGTTTTACTTTTCCATAGTCCTTGTTGTTGGGGTGGGTTTTCTGTTATTTCGCACCCCAGCGGGCTTATGGATTAGGGCTTCGGGCGAGAATCCCGAGGCGGCTGCGACTGTTGGAATACGCGTACGCATTGTTCGATACTTGGCAGTTACCATAAGTGGGCTTCTAGGTGGCCTTTCTGGTACTTATCTCTCTTTGGGGCAGCTGAATATGTTTGCTGAGGGAATGTCAGGAGGGCGAGGTTTTATTGCGCTTGCGGCAGTAATATTCGGAAAATGGAATCCATATGGAGCGGCAGGTGCGGCAATTTTCTTCGGGTTCTTTGATGCACTCCAAATGCGACTTCAAGGCAGAATGGTTGGTGCGATTGCGATTCCATCGGATTTTATGCTCATGCTTCCTTATATTCTAACTATTATTATCCTTACTGGATTGATAGGGAAGGCCAATGCTCCAGCAGCGTTGGGTAAGACAGAGTAA
- a CDS encoding carbohydrate ABC transporter permease, with protein MQSKTQMQKSKKRSDKIIAKSTQKLIANTITYFLLIVGSFLIMIPFYWLVSSALKDSSHVFDIPPQWIPNPIKWSNYPEALKYMNFFGCLKNTCIITFTAMAGQLMSASLVAYGFARMRFPGRDFLFVVLLSTIMLPPQVTLIPVFKIFTSLGWYDTFYPLTVPAFFGGGVFAIFLLRQYYMTIPIEMDEAAKIDGAGTFGVFTKVILPQAKPALATVAIFSFMAHWNDFLGPLIYLGDPTKRTLALALWAFQGEHATDWNLLMAAATVVMLPLLVLFFAAQKHFIQGVVISGVKG; from the coding sequence ATGCAATCAAAAACTCAAATGCAAAAATCAAAAAAGAGAAGCGACAAAATAATTGCAAAAAGCACCCAAAAGCTCATAGCAAATACGATTACCTATTTTTTACTTATTGTCGGGTCGTTTCTTATCATGATTCCTTTTTATTGGCTGGTATCCAGCGCACTCAAAGATAGCAGCCACGTGTTCGACATACCACCACAATGGATTCCAAATCCTATCAAGTGGTCGAACTATCCTGAGGCGCTCAAGTATATGAATTTCTTCGGATGTTTGAAAAATACTTGCATAATTACTTTCACAGCAATGGCAGGGCAGTTGATGTCAGCCTCCCTTGTTGCCTATGGATTTGCTCGAATGCGCTTCCCTGGAAGAGACTTCTTATTCGTAGTTTTGCTTTCAACGATAATGCTGCCACCCCAAGTAACCCTAATACCGGTATTTAAGATTTTCACCAGCCTTGGCTGGTATGATACCTTCTACCCACTGACGGTGCCCGCATTCTTTGGCGGCGGAGTATTTGCCATATTTCTACTTCGACAATACTACATGACGATACCAATCGAGATGGATGAAGCCGCAAAAATCGACGGCGCAGGAACTTTCGGCGTTTTCACAAAGGTAATCTTGCCTCAGGCAAAGCCTGCGCTTGCAACAGTCGCAATCTTCTCATTCATGGCTCATTGGAACGATTTCCTGGGCCCTTTGATTTATCTTGGTGATCCAACCAAGCGTACTCTTGCGCTTGCTCTTTGGGCATTCCAAGGAGAACATGCAACCGATTGGAACTTGCTAATGGCGGCGGCGACTGTTGTTATGCTGCCCCTCCTAGTACTCTTCTTTGCTGCTCAGAAGCACTTCATTCAAGGAGTAGTAATCTCGGGTGTTAAAGGATAA
- a CDS encoding sugar ABC transporter permease, whose amino-acid sequence MLWAIFTLLLIGRLVFIFATRKMTLMARKEAAEGFLCILPWLIGFTAFTLGPMIFSIYISMCDWDIINPPKYVGLANFEQALFHDFRFVKALKVTVTYAAFALPLGLMGSLLVAILLNQNVKGMTWFRTIFYIPAILPGVATAMLWRWIFNPQYGILNSFLLKLGLISVGPGKEPPGWIADPALALPSFIIMSLWGIGGGMIIYLAGLQSIPTQLYEAAEIDGANWWQKFRKITIPMISPTIFFNLVMGVIGSFQVFTSSFIMTAGGPAYATLFYLLYLYQKAFQYFQMGYAAAMAWILFVLILFCTLLVFKSSARWVYYEADVRGRR is encoded by the coding sequence ATGCTGTGGGCGATTTTCACACTCCTCCTAATCGGACGGCTGGTATTTATTTTTGCAACACGCAAAATGACGCTAATGGCAAGAAAAGAGGCCGCGGAAGGGTTTTTGTGTATACTTCCCTGGCTTATCGGATTCACCGCCTTTACTTTGGGCCCCATGATTTTCTCGATTTACATCAGCATGTGCGATTGGGATATTATAAACCCACCGAAATACGTCGGGCTTGCGAACTTTGAACAGGCATTATTCCATGACTTTAGGTTCGTGAAAGCTCTAAAGGTAACGGTAACCTACGCTGCATTTGCCCTACCACTTGGCCTGATGGGTTCGCTCCTTGTGGCGATACTCCTCAACCAAAATGTCAAAGGCATGACATGGTTTAGAACCATCTTCTACATTCCAGCAATCCTACCTGGAGTAGCAACAGCAATGCTCTGGCGGTGGATATTCAACCCACAGTATGGTATCCTCAACAGCTTCCTACTGAAACTCGGCTTAATAAGCGTAGGACCTGGGAAAGAACCACCTGGATGGATTGCTGACCCAGCCTTAGCCCTTCCATCGTTTATCATCATGAGTTTGTGGGGGATTGGTGGAGGAATGATAATATATCTAGCAGGACTCCAAAGCATCCCCACTCAACTTTACGAGGCAGCCGAGATTGACGGCGCTAATTGGTGGCAAAAATTCCGCAAGATTACTATTCCGATGATATCACCCACAATATTTTTCAATTTAGTTATGGGAGTTATTGGAAGCTTCCAAGTATTTACATCATCGTTCATTATGACAGCCGGTGGCCCGGCATATGCCACGTTGTTTTACCTGCTTTACCTATACCAAAAAGCATTTCAGTATTTCCAAATGGGCTATGCCGCAGCGATGGCTTGGATTTTGTTTGTGCTGATACTCTTCTGCACACTCTTAGTTTTCAAATCCTCAGCTCGCTGGGTGTACTACGAGGCAGATGTAAGAGGCCGACGATAG
- a CDS encoding sugar ABC transporter substrate-binding protein, protein MRALTASNSNAGSDETMMTRSFFCTLITIGIVLGLLCAGCSQKPQSDIVELRLTMWGTQEDVAFYNMALKEFYKEHPKIRVKLEIIPWIRVFDKLLISTAGGRPPDVSRISSNWFVPCAAKGLLEPLDEYIANDPTFDLSDFYQPAVKGWGTYKGHIYALPGDIDIYAMYYNKDMFRKYGVPFPDETWDWNTYLEAARKLTKDLNGDGRLDQWGCNPDSTWQAYVWQNGGDILNKEKTRCTLDQPEAYEAIQWMADLRQKHHVAPLPSDTADVGAQKLFTNGRIGMFVSGSWASPLVFQKEIKTFDWDVAPLPKGKVRASFIGGGAFGILKRSKHKKEAWELVKFMVSPTMQRHFAQTKHIIPSRRSVAESGAYLYLKDKPKNKRVFIEAISYGHPLPSVPCSREMNDLIANEITWAILGKKTAKEACLNITPHINDLLKYEND, encoded by the coding sequence GTGAGGGCTTTGACCGCGTCGAATAGTAATGCTGGATCTGATGAAACTATGATGACTAGAAGCTTTTTTTGCACGCTAATCACAATCGGCATAGTTTTGGGTCTTCTTTGTGCCGGGTGCTCACAGAAGCCGCAATCCGACATAGTCGAACTTAGGCTAACTATGTGGGGCACCCAAGAAGACGTTGCCTTCTACAACATGGCGCTAAAAGAATTCTACAAAGAACATCCCAAAATACGTGTCAAACTTGAGATTATCCCTTGGATAAGGGTTTTCGACAAACTCCTTATCTCCACCGCAGGCGGCCGACCACCAGATGTAAGCCGAATTAGCTCGAACTGGTTTGTGCCTTGTGCGGCAAAAGGTCTTCTTGAGCCATTGGATGAATACATAGCCAATGACCCCACATTTGACCTCAGCGATTTCTACCAACCTGCCGTAAAGGGATGGGGAACATACAAAGGACATATCTATGCTCTTCCAGGCGACATTGACATTTACGCAATGTATTACAACAAAGATATGTTCAGAAAGTACGGCGTGCCCTTCCCAGACGAAACCTGGGATTGGAATACCTACCTTGAAGCCGCGCGCAAGTTAACAAAAGATCTAAACGGTGATGGTCGCCTCGATCAATGGGGCTGCAACCCCGACTCAACATGGCAAGCATACGTATGGCAAAATGGCGGCGACATATTAAACAAAGAAAAGACAAGATGTACTTTAGACCAACCCGAGGCATATGAAGCAATCCAGTGGATGGCAGATTTGCGGCAGAAGCATCATGTCGCGCCACTGCCATCAGATACTGCCGACGTCGGCGCGCAAAAGCTCTTCACTAACGGCAGAATAGGCATGTTCGTTAGCGGAAGCTGGGCTTCACCACTGGTTTTCCAAAAGGAAATCAAAACTTTTGACTGGGACGTAGCACCACTTCCAAAAGGCAAGGTACGGGCGTCCTTTATTGGCGGAGGTGCCTTTGGGATTCTCAAGCGCTCCAAACATAAAAAAGAAGCTTGGGAACTTGTCAAGTTCATGGTATCGCCGACTATGCAACGACACTTCGCACAAACAAAGCATATCATCCCAAGCCGCCGTTCCGTTGCAGAATCTGGCGCATATTTATATCTAAAAGACAAGCCGAAGAATAAGAGAGTGTTTATTGAAGCTATCAGTTATGGACACCCACTTCCAAGCGTTCCCTGCTCTCGCGAAATGAATGACCTTATTGCAAATGAAATTACATGGGCAATTTTAGGAAAGAAAACTGCCAAAGAGGCATGTCTAAATATTACACCGCATATTAACGATTTGCTAAAGTATGAAAACGACTAA
- a CDS encoding sugar ABC transporter substrate-binding protein, with the protein MRISAVTIFPIITVLLLSGCSKPKENPKIVELRMSMWGKQEELSYYHKALESFYKKHPNIRVQIELIPWSRVFDKLLISTAGGRPPDVSRIDSTYFTPCAAKGLLECLDPYIANDPEFDLEDFYGPALEGWGMYDGKVYGLPGDVDIYAMFYNKTMFDKYGIPYPDETWDWNKYLEVARKLTKDLNGDGRIDQWGCIPDPWWQDYVWQNGGEIISKDGKKCLLDQPEAYEAIQFASDLRCKYRVAPGVTDMADIGPQKMFTNGMVGMYITGSWAAALVFHKEIKTFDYDVAPIPKGKKRAAFMGGASFGVLKLSKHKKEAWELVKFMTGPEIQAHFARTQHIIPSRRSVAESGAYLYFKDKPKNKQAFIDAIKYGRVIPNVECSREMNDIINNEIVLAVLGKKSAREACLKVTPYVNDLLKYSGRRHN; encoded by the coding sequence GTGCGTATTTCCGCTGTAACCATTTTTCCTATAATTACAGTCTTGCTTCTCTCGGGCTGTTCAAAACCAAAGGAAAACCCAAAAATCGTTGAGCTCCGCATGAGTATGTGGGGCAAGCAAGAGGAGCTAAGCTATTATCATAAAGCCCTTGAAAGCTTCTATAAGAAACACCCAAACATTCGCGTGCAAATCGAGTTGATTCCCTGGAGCCGGGTTTTCGATAAGCTTCTTATCTCCACTGCCGGGGGCCGGCCTCCAGATGTCAGCCGCATTGACTCCACCTACTTCACTCCATGTGCTGCAAAAGGTTTACTTGAATGTTTAGACCCTTATATAGCAAACGACCCTGAGTTTGACCTCGAGGATTTCTACGGACCAGCGCTCGAAGGATGGGGTATGTATGATGGCAAAGTTTATGGCCTTCCAGGGGACGTAGATATATACGCAATGTTCTACAACAAAACAATGTTCGATAAATATGGCATCCCATATCCAGACGAAACTTGGGACTGGAACAAATACTTAGAAGTCGCACGGAAGCTAACCAAAGACCTCAATGGCGATGGGCGGATAGACCAGTGGGGTTGCATACCCGATCCCTGGTGGCAAGACTACGTATGGCAGAACGGCGGCGAAATCATTAGCAAAGACGGAAAAAAGTGCCTTCTTGACCAACCAGAAGCATACGAAGCGATTCAATTTGCCTCCGACCTACGATGCAAATACCGCGTCGCGCCAGGAGTAACCGACATGGCTGACATAGGTCCTCAAAAGATGTTCACAAATGGCATGGTAGGCATGTATATCACAGGAAGCTGGGCAGCGGCACTTGTGTTCCACAAGGAAATTAAGACATTCGACTATGATGTTGCTCCAATTCCAAAGGGGAAAAAGCGGGCTGCTTTTATGGGCGGTGCCTCTTTTGGTGTTCTTAAGCTCTCCAAGCATAAGAAGGAAGCATGGGAACTTGTCAAATTCATGACGGGACCTGAAATACAAGCTCACTTTGCACGCACCCAGCATATAATCCCAAGTAGGCGTTCAGTAGCCGAATCAGGTGCCTATTTATATTTTAAAGATAAACCAAAAAACAAACAGGCATTCATCGATGCAATCAAATATGGACGCGTTATTCCAAACGTCGAGTGCTCACGTGAAATGAATGACATCATTAATAACGAAATTGTTTTAGCGGTCCTAGGGAAAAAGAGCGCCCGAGAAGCTTGCCTCAAAGTAACGCCCTATGTAAACGATTTACTAAAATACAGCGGGAGGAGGCATAACTAA
- a CDS encoding sugar ABC transporter substrate-binding protein — translation MSQKVCKTQKYLWHFAIQNNQKIILILLFLMLCIVGGCSGKKQTKPNTVMLRMVVWGTAADEKAWNEKLKTFYKKHPNIRVRLEFTPWERTFDKLLISTAGGNPPDASIISSVWFVPCAAKGLLEDLGPYVANDKEFDLEDFYPAAINGWGQYNGKLYAIPAGIDIYAMYYNKTMFDKYGVPYPDETWDWKKYVWAAKKLTKDLDGDGRIDQWGTTQNMWQTYVWQNGGDIIDKRGKKCLLDTPEAIEALQFMADLRDKYHVAPMPTDIADIGTKNLFTNGRVGMYFSGSWAVPLYFEKEIKNFEYDVAPVPKGKRRATFFGGASYAILRGSKHKKEAWELVKFMVRKEALRERAIKEQVVPSRISVAESNAFLHLPGPPKHRKVFLDAIAYGHTLPSLPSSREMNYIIDNELYWVISGKKDPRKVCPELAKKINDFLKYEEPVQTREFKLIRRQSDTR, via the coding sequence ATGAGCCAAAAGGTTTGCAAAACACAAAAATATCTCTGGCATTTTGCAATTCAAAACAATCAAAAAATTATCCTCATACTTCTTTTCTTAATGCTATGCATCGTTGGCGGCTGTAGTGGTAAGAAACAAACAAAGCCCAATACAGTAATGCTTCGCATGGTGGTATGGGGCACAGCAGCTGACGAAAAAGCATGGAATGAGAAGCTCAAAACATTTTACAAAAAACATCCCAACATTCGCGTGCGACTTGAATTTACCCCATGGGAACGAACGTTTGATAAACTTTTGATTTCAACAGCTGGCGGCAATCCACCTGATGCCTCAATTATCAGTTCCGTATGGTTCGTGCCTTGCGCTGCCAAAGGTCTGCTCGAAGACCTTGGGCCATATGTGGCGAATGACAAAGAGTTCGACCTAGAAGATTTCTACCCCGCTGCCATCAATGGCTGGGGCCAGTACAACGGCAAGTTATATGCAATCCCAGCCGGCATAGATATATATGCGATGTATTACAATAAAACAATGTTCGACAAATACGGCGTGCCATATCCAGACGAAACGTGGGACTGGAAGAAGTACGTCTGGGCGGCAAAGAAGCTAACCAAAGATTTGGACGGCGACGGCCGCATTGACCAATGGGGTACAACCCAAAATATGTGGCAGACATACGTATGGCAAAACGGTGGGGATATCATAGACAAGAGAGGAAAAAAATGCCTTTTGGACACTCCTGAAGCGATAGAAGCACTGCAGTTTATGGCAGACTTGCGAGATAAATATCATGTAGCGCCGATGCCAACCGATATTGCCGACATCGGCACAAAAAATTTGTTCACAAATGGCCGTGTCGGAATGTATTTCAGCGGAAGTTGGGCGGTGCCTCTCTACTTCGAAAAGGAAATCAAGAACTTCGAGTACGATGTTGCACCAGTTCCTAAAGGAAAACGCAGAGCGACGTTCTTTGGTGGAGCTTCCTATGCAATACTTCGGGGTTCGAAACACAAAAAAGAGGCTTGGGAATTAGTAAAATTCATGGTAAGGAAAGAAGCTCTCCGCGAACGAGCCATAAAGGAGCAGGTCGTTCCCAGTCGCATCTCTGTTGCCGAATCTAATGCATTCTTACATCTCCCAGGTCCCCCAAAACATAGAAAGGTTTTCTTGGATGCAATCGCTTACGGACACACCCTACCCTCCCTACCATCAAGCAGGGAAATGAACTATATCATCGACAATGAACTTTATTGGGTAATTTCCGGAAAGAAAGACCCAAGAAAAGTTTGTCCAGAACTCGCTAAAAAAATTAACGACTTCTTAAAATATGAGGAGCCGGTTCAGACGAGAGAATTCAAACTAATCCGCAGGCAATCAGATACACGTTGA
- a CDS encoding PIG-L family deacetylase: MADKVDILAIGAHAGDAEISCGMALCHHVNQGKKVAMLHMTLGEKGHKEMPPERYAELKKTEAEYAAKTIGAKVYFLPYLDGELPVNDEVKFAICDVIRACKPSIILTHWMKSIHKDHINTALNVPDAQFYAGIEGFKRKDPAHWAGTLYYAENWEDREDFVPELYLEITKEDLKLWEDMVTKYALFRGEVAKFPYVDYYKSLARVRGAEVGFEFATAFMLPRSAHRKKVQSFF, encoded by the coding sequence ATGGCAGACAAAGTTGACATACTCGCCATAGGCGCTCATGCTGGTGACGCAGAAATTTCGTGCGGAATGGCTTTGTGCCACCATGTGAATCAAGGTAAAAAAGTTGCAATGCTCCATATGACACTTGGCGAGAAAGGGCACAAGGAAATGCCCCCCGAACGATATGCCGAACTCAAAAAAACCGAGGCAGAATACGCCGCAAAGACTATTGGTGCAAAAGTATATTTCCTGCCCTACCTCGACGGTGAACTACCGGTCAATGACGAGGTGAAGTTCGCTATTTGCGACGTCATTCGAGCCTGCAAGCCTAGCATTATCCTCACTCATTGGATGAAAAGCATTCACAAAGACCACATAAACACTGCTCTAAATGTGCCAGACGCCCAATTTTATGCGGGCATTGAAGGCTTCAAACGAAAAGACCCAGCGCACTGGGCAGGAACACTCTACTACGCGGAAAATTGGGAAGACCGCGAGGACTTTGTACCAGAGCTATACCTTGAGATTACAAAGGAAGATTTAAAGCTCTGGGAAGATATGGTTACGAAATATGCGCTTTTCAGAGGAGAGGTAGCAAAGTTCCCATATGTTGATTACTATAAATCCCTTGCACGCGTCCGCGGCGCCGAAGTCGGGTTTGAATTTGCAACGGCGTTTATGCTCCCAAGGAGCGCACACCGAAAGAAGGTTCAATCATTCTTCTAG
- a CDS encoding GNAT family N-acetyltransferase: MANEIVIKPFQPKDLDGVVALLNQEMTADPITSEIFQRKALLDANFEPEGAPVAKLGDRVVGFMLGMHRKYLMEDQKPDFDRGYISLIAVDRNFQRQGIATKLWEHVQTFFKARGAKVAIVGTFAPNYFVPGVDLAAYAGAVEFFKAMGFIIPVTVISMESPLVNLKTPEWIKEREAKLTAEGVVFDSFKPEYILPLLEHLRKCFPGDWQRYLRESMVRKTMGEFDRGEIYVAMQNGKCIGFCQHEHERFGPFGVDEAERGRGIGAVLLLKCLHGMKAKGIHMAWFMSTTDDAAKVYVHGGFKETRRHAVMRKELE; encoded by the coding sequence ATGGCAAACGAGATAGTTATAAAACCATTTCAGCCGAAAGACCTCGATGGGGTGGTTGCCCTTCTTAACCAAGAGATGACAGCTGACCCCATAACAAGCGAGATATTCCAACGAAAAGCGCTTCTAGATGCAAACTTTGAGCCAGAAGGTGCGCCGGTAGCAAAACTTGGCGACCGAGTTGTAGGCTTCATGTTGGGAATGCATCGAAAATACCTGATGGAAGACCAGAAGCCAGACTTCGACCGCGGCTATATCTCTCTAATTGCTGTAGACCGCAATTTTCAACGACAAGGCATTGCAACGAAGCTTTGGGAACACGTGCAAACCTTTTTTAAGGCACGTGGAGCAAAAGTTGCAATTGTCGGAACTTTTGCACCGAATTATTTCGTCCCGGGTGTGGACCTTGCTGCGTATGCAGGAGCTGTCGAATTTTTTAAGGCAATGGGCTTTATAATACCAGTTACCGTTATCAGTATGGAATCGCCCCTCGTCAATCTGAAGACGCCTGAATGGATAAAAGAAAGAGAGGCTAAGCTGACCGCTGAGGGTGTTGTATTCGACAGCTTCAAGCCCGAGTATATTCTTCCTCTACTGGAACATCTAAGAAAATGCTTTCCTGGCGACTGGCAGCGTTACCTGCGAGAGTCGATGGTGCGCAAGACAATGGGCGAATTTGACCGCGGTGAAATTTACGTCGCAATGCAAAATGGCAAGTGTATTGGTTTTTGTCAACATGAACACGAACGCTTTGGGCCGTTCGGCGTTGACGAAGCCGAAAGAGGACGCGGCATCGGGGCAGTACTTCTGCTAAAATGTCTTCATGGCATGAAAGCAAAAGGAATACATATGGCATGGTTCATGTCCACAACCGACGATGCCGCAAAAGTCTACGTCCATGGCGGCTTTAAGGAAACACGGCGCCATGCAGTGATGAGAAAGGAATTGGAATAA
- a CDS encoding zinc-ribbon domain-containing protein, with protein sequence MEDKILKCKNCGQDFVFTSGEQEFYARKGFQNEPARCGPCRQARKRERDALSNAHFRPQRERTQFRPRY encoded by the coding sequence ATGGAGGACAAGATCCTCAAATGCAAGAATTGTGGCCAAGACTTTGTTTTCACGTCAGGCGAGCAGGAGTTTTACGCACGAAAAGGTTTTCAGAATGAACCTGCACGTTGTGGTCCCTGTCGTCAGGCAAGGAAGCGGGAGCGCGACGCACTGAGCAATGCTCATTTCCGCCCCCAAAGAGAGCGCACGCAATTCCGGCCGCGCTATTAG
- a CDS encoding TatD family hydrolase, with translation MQNLVDTHCHLNHHDFAADLDLVLHRAKSSGVTRIICVGYDLPSSIRAVELAEKYSHVFAAVGIHPHDAKTLEPEVEAKLAQLASESRKVVAIGETGLDYYRDLSPRDIQQDAYRRHIKLAQTLGLPLIIHSREAWQDVIRILDEENMPKQSVVMHCLPSEPEFAKASLERGCFVGIAGSITFLNAEKLRKIVAEIPLEQMLIETDAPYLAPHPHRGKRNEPSYLPLIATCLAEVKGVPPSQIAEITTANATQFFNIDAS, from the coding sequence ATGCAAAACTTGGTAGATACCCACTGTCATCTAAACCACCATGACTTTGCCGCTGACCTAGACTTAGTCCTTCATCGTGCAAAATCTTCGGGCGTAACTAGAATAATTTGCGTAGGATACGACCTCCCATCAAGCATCCGCGCGGTTGAGCTAGCTGAAAAATACAGTCATGTATTTGCAGCAGTTGGCATTCACCCTCATGATGCAAAAACCCTTGAGCCAGAGGTTGAGGCAAAACTTGCACAGCTTGCTTCCGAAAGCCGAAAAGTGGTTGCCATTGGCGAAACTGGCCTTGATTATTATCGCGACCTGTCACCTCGTGATATTCAGCAGGACGCATATCGCAGGCATATTAAACTAGCGCAGACACTTGGGCTACCGCTTATTATCCACAGCCGCGAGGCATGGCAAGATGTCATTCGAATACTCGACGAAGAAAACATGCCAAAACAAAGTGTTGTGATGCATTGTCTCCCTAGCGAACCTGAATTCGCCAAAGCCTCACTTGAGCGCGGATGCTTTGTCGGGATAGCAGGATCCATTACGTTTCTCAATGCCGAAAAGTTGCGCAAGATAGTTGCGGAGATACCGTTGGAACAAATGCTAATCGAAACTGACGCACCATATCTTGCACCTCACCCACACCGCGGAAAACGAAACGAACCATCCTACTTGCCCTTAATAGCAACTTGTTTGGCCGAAGTTAAGGGGGTCCCGCCTTCTCAAATTGCGGAAATAACAACCGCCAATGCAACACAGTTTTTCAATATTGACGCTAGCTAG
- a CDS encoding alpha/beta hydrolase gives MPTIKVDTLSIDYYEAGNGIPVVFIPGITEYKEAFVFQFRGLQDSYRVISYDVRRGLKRATDYTLDLLVQDLKGLLKGLKIDNAVICGHSFGGLIALKFALTYPEETSALILISAFASLPSLHEDRLLGWISSAGHPFHKSLGAGLRVQIAKLLGVKGPKMLSMVDEVSAIRAIARQAVKTSRTTITQRLRIIHSTDLSANLREITVPTLVVAGAKDQGIFLKATQQLYEEIPNASLEVIEGGGHFCFLTRHDQFNAILDEFLTKHLQEMA, from the coding sequence TTGCCTACCATTAAGGTAGATACGCTTAGCATAGACTATTATGAAGCTGGTAATGGAATTCCTGTAGTTTTTATCCCCGGCATTACTGAGTATAAAGAAGCATTCGTCTTTCAATTTAGAGGACTGCAAGACAGCTATCGAGTCATCAGCTACGATGTTCGCCGAGGTCTAAAGCGCGCGACAGATTACACTCTTGATTTACTCGTCCAAGACCTTAAAGGGTTGCTCAAGGGCTTGAAAATTGACAATGCTGTAATATGCGGTCATTCTTTTGGCGGACTGATTGCCTTAAAGTTTGCACTCACTTATCCCGAGGAAACAAGTGCCCTAATACTTATATCAGCATTTGCATCTCTACCATCATTACATGAGGACCGCCTGCTTGGATGGATCTCATCGGCTGGTCACCCATTCCACAAGTCTTTGGGAGCAGGATTAAGAGTCCAAATCGCCAAACTTCTGGGAGTTAAAGGACCGAAAATGCTTTCGATGGTGGACGAAGTGTCAGCAATTAGAGCCATAGCTCGCCAGGCGGTAAAGACCTCACGCACAACCATCACCCAGCGACTTCGCATAATCCATAGCACAGACCTGAGCGCTAACCTACGAGAAATTACAGTTCCAACCCTTGTGGTTGCTGGAGCTAAGGACCAAGGTATATTTCTCAAAGCAACCCAACAGTTATACGAAGAGATACCCAATGCTTCACTTGAGGTCATCGAAGGGGGCGGACATTTTTGCTTTCTTACTCGCCACGATCAATTCAACGCTATTTTAGATGAATTCTTAACAAAGCACCTTCAGGAGATGGCATAA